One part of the Amyelois transitella isolate CPQ chromosome 10, ilAmyTran1.1, whole genome shotgun sequence genome encodes these proteins:
- the LOC132902121 gene encoding uncharacterized protein LOC132902121 isoform X1: protein MYTDIISFFFLFHNKCFFLQINMVRNYKRKTDRGSYKKEDLQAAVHAVRNGSLTGYKAAQIYNIPRTTIMDHVHRKRLSNTLGKRPTLSPDIENNIASCLHIMEKYGFGLTRAEISDLVAEYVTKNNIQTCFKNGKPGKDWIAGFRERNNLSIKKPQPVEYARKVAADPFVLSEYYELLNKTIKTLGLQDKPGAIWNVDETNFSKDPLKSKIVGVKGHAATRTISTPGKDNTTVLLGASAAGDKIPPLIIFKGKYVWDEWTSPNAYPRTTYAATKNGWMESDVFEAFFKKSFLPSIGVERPVLLIYDGHATHVGLNIIEAARDANVTILKLPPHTSHILQPLDISVMKSFKDRWDKVLVKWQRLNIGVQLPKKEFSRIIGEVWAGIEPQILMNGFRKAGIYPFNPTAVDKSKLDPMKLARFQEQSSALAPKKYEPQNLISIVLTLMNKNITQTPNRRLEIVQECNSISTTNTKEQAAIKKPNIPFEELLLEKIKRSDTSTKVKRSRVATGAEVITHDDVLTLKREKQIKKNIKLEKNKKHISNNVCLLTQLSKNSAERQPFSGKQNLPACLQNQTPDARKIIVTSNIVLKKAGAVDYSSTKPGPSGIHKKKTRTNKYAASFMIKGKDNSKKKSGKENSKLYYRNKPTKSYETESTSSTTSVSGIMSCHSDSDILNFESDDDLNDIDGLSLADNENRKSEEENTEKENTEIERTHTVNTNNDHDAIEPPTDKNENVKVGEISSGNYTVKDYVLVRYYGKKWIYYVGVIESIDACDKTNIIYSIKFFKTVKKPKLLFKFPKKNDRDEVTILSIVKKVELFQDADNNNEYFLSNLDDAVYFL from the exons ATGTATACAGAtatcatatctttttttttcttatttcataaCAAGTGTTTTTTTCTACAGATCAATATGGTgcgaaattataaaagaaaaacagataGGGGATCGTACAAGAAAGAAGACTTACAAGCAGCAGTACATGCTGTTAGAAATGGCTCATTAACTGGGTACAAAGCTGctcaaatttataacattCCAAGGACCACAATAATGGACCACGTCCACAGAAAAAGGCTCTCTAATACTCTTGGAAAAAGACCTACGTTATCACCGGACATAGAGAATAACATAGCAAGTTGTCTCCATATTATGGAAAAATATGGCTTTGGCCTGACCAGGGCTGAAATTTCCGATTTGGTGGCGGAATATGTCaccaaaaacaatatacaaacTTGTTTCAAAAATGGAAAGCCAG GAAAGGATTGGATAGCTGGTTTTCGAGAAAGAAATAATCTGTCAATTAAAAAACCACAGCCTGTGGAATACGCGCGTAAAGTAGCAGCTGATCCTTTCGTGTTGAGCGAGTATTAcgaattgttaaataaaacaattaaaactttaGGTTTACAAGATAAACCAGGAGCTATTtggaatgtggatgaaaccaACTTTTCCAAGGATCCCCTTAAATCGAAAATCGTTGGTGTCAAAGGTCATGCTGCTACAAGGACGATATCTACACCAGGTAAAGACAATACCACAGTTTTACTAGGAGCTAGCGCTGCAGGGGACAAAATCCCACCCTTAATCATCTTTAAAGGCAAATATGTCTGGGACGAATGGACTTCGCCAAATGCATATCCTAGGACCACTTATGCTGCCACCAAAAATGGATGGATGGAGAGTGACGTTTTCgaagctttttttaaaaaatcttttttaccGAGTATAGGCGTTGAGCGCCCcgtattgttaatttatgatGGCCACGCAACCCACGTTGGTTTGAACATTATTGAAGCGGCAAGGGATGCAAATGTTACCATCTTAAAACTTCCGCCCCATACAAGCCATATACTCCAACCATTAGACATTTCAGTCATGAAGTCCTTCAAAGATCGTTGGGATAAAGTTCTTGTGAAGTGGCAGAGATTAAATATAGGCGTACAATTGCCAAAAAAAGAGTTTTCACGTATTATTGGAGAAGTATGGGCCGGCATAGAGCCACAAATACTTATGAATGGTTTTCGTAAAGCCGGGATATACCCTTTTAATCCTACAGCAGTTGATAAATCAAAGTTAGATCCTATGAAATTGGCCCGATTTCAAGAACAGAGTTCTGCGTTAgcaccaaaaaaatatgaaccaCAAAACTTAATATCAATAGTATTGACATTGATGAACAAAAACATTACACAAACTCCTAATAGGCGGCTTGAAATTGTACAGGAATGTAATTCTATAAGCACTACCAATACCAAGGAACAAGCTGCGATAAAAAAGCCAAACATCCCATTTGAAGAGTTATTACTGGAAAAAATTAAGCGTAGTGACACCTCAACAAAAGTAAAGCGAAGTAGAGTTGCAACAGGTGCAGAGGTTATCACTCACGATGATGTGTTAACATTGAAAAGagaaaagcaaataaaaaaaaacattaaattagaaaagaataaaaaacatatatctAACAATGTGTGCTTGTTAACTCAACTATCAAAAAATAGTGCTGAAAGGCAACCATTTTCGGGGAAACAAAATCTGCCTGCCTGTTTACAAAATCAAACGCCTGATGCCCGTAAAATAATAGTTACATCAAACATCGTGCTTAAAAAAGCTGGAGCAGTTGATTACTCTTCGACAAAACCTGGCCCATCAGGCATCCACAAAAAAAAGACAAGGACAAATAAATATGCAGCATCTTTCATGATTAAGGGTAAAGACAATAGTAAGAAGAAAAGTGGCAAAGAGAACAGCAAACtatattatagaaataaaccTACAAAGAGTTATGAAACAGAATCTACCAGTTCAACGACCAGTGTATCTGGAATTATGAGTTGTCACAGCGACTCCGATATATTGAATTTCGAATCAGATGATGATCTAAATGATATTGATGGACTTTCATTGGCAGATAACGAAAACAGAAAAAGTGAAGAAGAAAacactgaaaaagaaaatactgaaatagaAAGAACTCATACTGTAAACACTAACAATGATCACGATGCTATTGAACCTCCAACCGATAAAAATGAGAATGTAAAGGTGGGTGAAATTTCTTCAGGAAACTATACAGTGAAAGACTATGTTTTAGTCCGTTACTATGGGAAGAAATGGATTTATTATGTAGGAGTAATAGAATCTATAGATGCTTGtgacaaaacaaacataatctattcaattaagtttttcaaaacggtaaaaaaACCAAAGCTTCTCTTCAaatttcctaaaaaaaatgatCGTGATGAAGTAACAATTCTGTCGATAGTAAAAAAAGTGGAATTATTTCAAGATGCGGACAACAACAATGAATACTTCCTAAGTAATTTAGATGACGCAGTGTACTTTCTTTAG
- the LOC106136392 gene encoding saccharopine dehydrogenase-like oxidoreductase, whose protein sequence is MERLDFIILGATGFTGKYTAINLVKLCKLPDYTHLKWGICGRSKEKINDLMKELEIIGARTSEITTIICDVLSGDLSNVISRTKIVINCTGPNTILSEPIVKTCIENSTDYVDISAELYHMLDIYKKYNKSAEQANVLIIPSCGFSSIPVASGLIYLENNFQGTLKSVQCYTRLDIPLRAYVPWANNCLINSGTWESMIHVFHKLPEHAQLKNELFPENPYEPEPQELKRSLFHVHNRKVWFTYPGPDADVIDISERYLQKSEGAKPYHFKMYATMPCFLQIIVVTTAIFSYYYMSRLKCFRNLLIKHPRLFSAGYATHKGPSSKNARETVFTMTFIGKGLDKNGIQKKMIAKVTGSDPGYETTSTLLIISALTILKERSKMPKGGVIAPAAAFHGTNIVETVKTLKCLQFDIESS, encoded by the exons ATGGAAAgacttgattttattattttaggtgcTACTGGTTTTACTGGAAAATATACTGCAATTAATTTAGTGAAGTTGTGTAAACTACCGGATTATACACATTTAAAATGGGGTATATGTGGCCGgtcgaaagaaaaaataaacgacTTGATGAAGGAACTTGAAATCATCG gaGCTCGTACATCAGAAATTACGACTATTATTTGTGACGTTCTTTCTGGAGATTTATCAAATGTGATAAGTCGAACAAAGATTGTCATAAACTGCACGGGTCCTAACACAATACTTAGTGAGCCTATAGTAAAGACGTGCATTGAAAATTCTACAGACTATGTTGATATATCAGCAGAACTTTAT CACATGttggatatttataaaaaatataacaaatcgGCAGAACAGGCCAACGTGTTAATCATACCTTCCTGCGGGTTTTCTTCTATTCCTGTTGCATCtggattaatttatttagaaaataactttCAAG gcACTCTAAAAAGTGTACAATGTTACACCAGACTGGACATTCCTTTGCGCGCATATGTACCATGGGCAAACAACTGCCTCATAAATTCTGGAACTTGGGAATCAATGATTCATGTTTTCCACAAACTGCCTGAGCATGCACAATTGAAGAATGAATTGTTTCCGGAAAATCCCTATGAGCCTGAACCACAGGAATTAAAGAG GTCGCTTTTCCACGTGCATAATCGTAAAGTTTGGTTTACATACCCGGGACCCGATGCAGACGTAATTGACATATCTGAAAGGTATCTGCAAAAATCTGAAGGTGCTAAGCCTTACCATTTTAAGATGTACGCCACAATGCCTTGTTTCCTTCAAATTATTGTCGTCACAACAGCGATATTTTCCTATTATTACATGTCAAGATTGAAGTGTTtcagaaatttattaattaaacatccTAGACTTTTTTCGGCTGGTTATGCTACTCATAAAGGGCCTTCTAGCAAGAATGCTCGTGAAACTGTTTTTACAATGACTTTTATTGGCAAGGGACTGGACAAAAATGGAATCCAGAAGAAAATGATTGCAAAG GTAACAGGATCTGATCCCGGATATGAAACCACATCAACCTTGTTGATAATATCAGCATTAACAATTCTAAAAGAGAGATCAAAAATGCCAAA GGGTGGTGTAATAGCACCGGCTGCTGCTTTTCATGGCACCAATATCGTAGAGAcagtaaaaacattaaaatgctTGCAGTTTGATATTGAATCCAGTTGA
- the LOC106136385 gene encoding putative peptidyl-tRNA hydrolase PTRHD1 — protein MSSQIVQYVLLRSDLLKDLGWSIGALVAQACHASTAVLHLYREDEDTMKYLDDLDNMHKVVLEVPNEDSLKKVAEKLKENSIDHKLWIEQPENIPTCLALKPYPKDQVKKYVGKFKLYKATLSSHSTVLS, from the exons ATGTCTAGTCAAATAGTACAATATGTCCTACTACGAAGTGATTTGCTGAAGGATTTGGGATGGTCTATTGGTGCACTTGTAGCCCAAGCCTGTCATGCTTCCACAGCAGTTTTACATTTGTATAGAGAAGATGAAGACACTATGAAATATCTAGATGACTTGGATAATATGCACAAAGTAGTTCTTGAG GTCCCAAATGAAGATTCCCTCAAAAAGGTAGCCgagaaattaaaagaaaattccaTAGACCATAAACTTTGGATAGAACAACctgaaaatatacctacatgctTAGCTTTGAAGCCTTACCCTAAGGACCAAGTCAAGAAATATGTAggaaaatttaagttatacaAAGCTACTTTGAGTAGTCATTCTACTGTATTATCCTAA
- the LOC106136365 gene encoding uncharacterized protein LOC106136365, translating to MFSFNLRTHEYIEMRPKKKVSFFWTYLKLTICLRVVGITVPTLKQRGETASLTCDYDLEGGKLYSVKWYRDNEEFYRYMPKLRPPQHAHRLDGVKVDLEKSSARRVHLRELTLRSRGLYRCEVSEEAPSFHSAQAEALMEIYYLPRENPIITGHKRKYEPGAPLDVNCSSPRSFPAPHLKWYIDGQKVHDSSWLIAYGAKPAPQGLLVTSLGLRAPVTNRMMLRCVATIGPHKREHTVVIGT from the exons atgttttccttcaacTTAAGGACACATGAGTACATTGAAATGAGAC caaagaaaaaagtatCTTTCTTCTGGACTTACTTAAAAT TGACCATCTGCCTCCGAGTGGTCGGTATAACGGTACCGACTCTTAAGCAACGAGGGGAAACAGCATCCCTCACATGTGACTACGACTTGGAGGGGGGGAAACTGTACTCTGTCAAATGGTACAGGGACAACGAAGAGTTCTACCGGTACATGCCGAAGTTGAGGCCACCGCAGCATGCACATAGACTGGACGGGGTTAAAGTTGAT TTGGAAAAGTCGAGCGCGCGGCGAGTTCATCTCCGAGAGTTAACTCTGAGGTCACGAGGGCTATACCGTTGCGAGGTCTCTGAAGAAGCACCTTCGTTCCACTCAGCACAGGCAGAGGCTTTAATGGAAATATATT ATTTACCACGAGAAAATCCAATAATCACCGGTCACAAACGGAAGTATGAGCCAGGAGCACCTCTGGACGTCAACTGCTCGTCACCAAGATCTTTCCCAGCACCACACCTAAAGTGGTACATTGATGGACAAAag GTCCATGACAGCTCTTGGTTGATAGCGTACGGAGCCAAGCCCGCGCCCCAAGGGCTCTTGGTGACCTCATTAGGGCTTAGGGCTCCGGTCACGAACAGGATGATGCTGCGTTGCGTGGCAACCATCGGTCCGCATAAAAGGGAACACACTGTTGTTATAGGTACATAA
- the LOC106136414 gene encoding vacuolar protein sorting-associated protein 4, with amino-acid sequence MSSSNTLQKAIDLVTKATEEDKNKNYEEALRLYEHGVEYFLHAVKYEAQGERAKESIRAKCLQYLDRAEKLKEYLKKDQKKKPVKAGESGNSKSEDKKSDSDSDSDNPEKKKLQGQLEGAIVVEKPHVKWSDVAGLEAAKEALKEAVILPIKFPHLFTGKRIPWKGILLFGPPGTGKSYLAKAVATEANNSTFFSVSSSNLVSKWLGESEKLVKNLFELAREHKPSIIFIDEIDSLCSSRSDNESESARRIKTEFLVQMQGVGNDMDGILVLGATNIPWVLDAAIRRRFEKRIYIALPEEHARLDMFKLHLGNTYHTLTEQDLKTLAAKTEGYSGADISIVVREALMQPVRKVQSATHFKKVSGRCPTNPDLIVNDLLAPCSPGDPGALEMTWMEVPSDKLGEPPVTMSDMLRSLATSKPTVNDDDMTKLKKFMDDFGQEG; translated from the coding sequence ATGTCATCCTCTAACACTTTACAAAAAGCTATAGATCTTGTCACAAAAGCAACTGAAGAAGATAAAAACAAGAACTATGAGGAAGCATTGAGATTGTATGAACATGGTGTGGAATACTTTCTGCATGCAGTTAAGTATGAAGCACAAGGGGAGAGGGCCAAGGAAAGTATTAGAGCGAAATGTCTCCAATATCTTGACCGAGCTGAGAAATTGAAAGAGTATTTGAAGAAAGACCAAAAGAAAAAGCCAGTCAAAGCTGGTGAGTCAGGAAACTCGAAGAGTGAGGATAAAAAAAGTGACAGCGATAGTGATTCTGACAATCCCGAAAAGAAGAAACTTCAAGGCCAATTGGAGGGTGCTATAGTTGTCGAAAAGCCTCATGTTAAATGGAGTGATGTTGCTGGCTTGGAAGCTGCTAAAGAAGCATTGAAAGAAGCAGTGATCCTACCAATCAAATTTCCTCATTTGTTTACTGGTAAGAGGATACCATGGAAGGGAATTCTGCTTTTTGGACCACCTGGTACTGGTAAATCTTACTTGGCTAAGGCAGTTGCAACTGAGGCCAACAACTCCACCTTCTTTTCTGTATCATCATCCAACCTTGTCTCCAAATGGCTTGGTGAATCAGAAAAGTTGGTCAAGAACTTGTTTGAACTTGCACGAGAACACAAACCTAGCATAATCTTCATTGATGAAATAGATTCTTTGTGTTCTTCACGATCAGATAATGAATCTGAATCAGCTCGTAGAATCAAGACAGAATTTCTTGTACAAATGCAGGGTGTAGGTAATGATATGGACGGGATCCTTGTCCTTGGGGCTACAAATATACCATGGGTTTTGGACGCAGCTATAAGGAGGAGATTTGAGAAACGTATTTACATTGCACTACCAGAAGAACATGCTCGTTTGGATATGTTTAAGTTACATTTAGGTAACACATACCACACATTGACTGAACAAGATCTTAAAACTCTTGCAGCAAAAACTGAGGGTTATTCTGGAGCTGATATTAGTATTGTAGTTCGTGAAGCATTGATGCAGCCTGTACGTAAAGTGCAGTCAGCCACACATTTTAAGAAAGTTTCTGGGAGATGCCCAACAAATCCTGACCTTATTGTAAATGATCTATTAGCCCCCTGTTCTCCTGGTGATCCAGGTGCGTTGGAAATGACGTGGATGGAAGTACCAAGTGATAAACTTGGTGAACCACCAGTCACAATGTCTGATATGCTGCGTTCTTTGGCAACCTCCAAGCCAACTGTAAATGATGACGACATGACGAAACTGAAGAAGTTTATGGATGATTTTGGCCAGGAGGGTTAA
- the LOC106136394 gene encoding U6 snRNA-associated Sm-like protein LSm8 translates to MASGLENYVNQTVSVITSDGRNFIGTLKGFDQTINIILDESHERVFSSSTGVAQVVLGLHIIRGDNIAVVGQIDEAIDSRLDLGNIKAEPLGPIVH, encoded by the coding sequence ATGGCCTCGGGGCTTGAAAATTATGTTAACCAAACTGTGTCCGTCATAACCTCAGACGGTCGAAATTTTATCGGCACTTTGAAGGGTTTCGACCAAacaattaacattattttagatGAATCGCATGAAAGAGTGTTCTCTTCGTCAACTGGAGTAGCGCAAGTTGTTCTTGGACTTCACATCATAAGAGGAGATAATATTGCAGTCGTTGGACAAATAGATGAAGCAATCGACAGCAGATTGGATCTAGGCAATATAAAAGCAGAGCCTTTAGGCCCTATTGTTCACTGA
- the LOC132902121 gene encoding uncharacterized protein LOC132902121 isoform X2, with translation MVRNYKRKTDRGSYKKEDLQAAVHAVRNGSLTGYKAAQIYNIPRTTIMDHVHRKRLSNTLGKRPTLSPDIENNIASCLHIMEKYGFGLTRAEISDLVAEYVTKNNIQTCFKNGKPGKDWIAGFRERNNLSIKKPQPVEYARKVAADPFVLSEYYELLNKTIKTLGLQDKPGAIWNVDETNFSKDPLKSKIVGVKGHAATRTISTPGKDNTTVLLGASAAGDKIPPLIIFKGKYVWDEWTSPNAYPRTTYAATKNGWMESDVFEAFFKKSFLPSIGVERPVLLIYDGHATHVGLNIIEAARDANVTILKLPPHTSHILQPLDISVMKSFKDRWDKVLVKWQRLNIGVQLPKKEFSRIIGEVWAGIEPQILMNGFRKAGIYPFNPTAVDKSKLDPMKLARFQEQSSALAPKKYEPQNLISIVLTLMNKNITQTPNRRLEIVQECNSISTTNTKEQAAIKKPNIPFEELLLEKIKRSDTSTKVKRSRVATGAEVITHDDVLTLKREKQIKKNIKLEKNKKHISNNVCLLTQLSKNSAERQPFSGKQNLPACLQNQTPDARKIIVTSNIVLKKAGAVDYSSTKPGPSGIHKKKTRTNKYAASFMIKGKDNSKKKSGKENSKLYYRNKPTKSYETESTSSTTSVSGIMSCHSDSDILNFESDDDLNDIDGLSLADNENRKSEEENTEKENTEIERTHTVNTNNDHDAIEPPTDKNENVKVGEISSGNYTVKDYVLVRYYGKKWIYYVGVIESIDACDKTNIIYSIKFFKTVKKPKLLFKFPKKNDRDEVTILSIVKKVELFQDADNNNEYFLSNLDDAVYFL, from the exons ATGGTgcgaaattataaaagaaaaacagataGGGGATCGTACAAGAAAGAAGACTTACAAGCAGCAGTACATGCTGTTAGAAATGGCTCATTAACTGGGTACAAAGCTGctcaaatttataacattCCAAGGACCACAATAATGGACCACGTCCACAGAAAAAGGCTCTCTAATACTCTTGGAAAAAGACCTACGTTATCACCGGACATAGAGAATAACATAGCAAGTTGTCTCCATATTATGGAAAAATATGGCTTTGGCCTGACCAGGGCTGAAATTTCCGATTTGGTGGCGGAATATGTCaccaaaaacaatatacaaacTTGTTTCAAAAATGGAAAGCCAG GAAAGGATTGGATAGCTGGTTTTCGAGAAAGAAATAATCTGTCAATTAAAAAACCACAGCCTGTGGAATACGCGCGTAAAGTAGCAGCTGATCCTTTCGTGTTGAGCGAGTATTAcgaattgttaaataaaacaattaaaactttaGGTTTACAAGATAAACCAGGAGCTATTtggaatgtggatgaaaccaACTTTTCCAAGGATCCCCTTAAATCGAAAATCGTTGGTGTCAAAGGTCATGCTGCTACAAGGACGATATCTACACCAGGTAAAGACAATACCACAGTTTTACTAGGAGCTAGCGCTGCAGGGGACAAAATCCCACCCTTAATCATCTTTAAAGGCAAATATGTCTGGGACGAATGGACTTCGCCAAATGCATATCCTAGGACCACTTATGCTGCCACCAAAAATGGATGGATGGAGAGTGACGTTTTCgaagctttttttaaaaaatcttttttaccGAGTATAGGCGTTGAGCGCCCcgtattgttaatttatgatGGCCACGCAACCCACGTTGGTTTGAACATTATTGAAGCGGCAAGGGATGCAAATGTTACCATCTTAAAACTTCCGCCCCATACAAGCCATATACTCCAACCATTAGACATTTCAGTCATGAAGTCCTTCAAAGATCGTTGGGATAAAGTTCTTGTGAAGTGGCAGAGATTAAATATAGGCGTACAATTGCCAAAAAAAGAGTTTTCACGTATTATTGGAGAAGTATGGGCCGGCATAGAGCCACAAATACTTATGAATGGTTTTCGTAAAGCCGGGATATACCCTTTTAATCCTACAGCAGTTGATAAATCAAAGTTAGATCCTATGAAATTGGCCCGATTTCAAGAACAGAGTTCTGCGTTAgcaccaaaaaaatatgaaccaCAAAACTTAATATCAATAGTATTGACATTGATGAACAAAAACATTACACAAACTCCTAATAGGCGGCTTGAAATTGTACAGGAATGTAATTCTATAAGCACTACCAATACCAAGGAACAAGCTGCGATAAAAAAGCCAAACATCCCATTTGAAGAGTTATTACTGGAAAAAATTAAGCGTAGTGACACCTCAACAAAAGTAAAGCGAAGTAGAGTTGCAACAGGTGCAGAGGTTATCACTCACGATGATGTGTTAACATTGAAAAGagaaaagcaaataaaaaaaaacattaaattagaaaagaataaaaaacatatatctAACAATGTGTGCTTGTTAACTCAACTATCAAAAAATAGTGCTGAAAGGCAACCATTTTCGGGGAAACAAAATCTGCCTGCCTGTTTACAAAATCAAACGCCTGATGCCCGTAAAATAATAGTTACATCAAACATCGTGCTTAAAAAAGCTGGAGCAGTTGATTACTCTTCGACAAAACCTGGCCCATCAGGCATCCACAAAAAAAAGACAAGGACAAATAAATATGCAGCATCTTTCATGATTAAGGGTAAAGACAATAGTAAGAAGAAAAGTGGCAAAGAGAACAGCAAACtatattatagaaataaaccTACAAAGAGTTATGAAACAGAATCTACCAGTTCAACGACCAGTGTATCTGGAATTATGAGTTGTCACAGCGACTCCGATATATTGAATTTCGAATCAGATGATGATCTAAATGATATTGATGGACTTTCATTGGCAGATAACGAAAACAGAAAAAGTGAAGAAGAAAacactgaaaaagaaaatactgaaatagaAAGAACTCATACTGTAAACACTAACAATGATCACGATGCTATTGAACCTCCAACCGATAAAAATGAGAATGTAAAGGTGGGTGAAATTTCTTCAGGAAACTATACAGTGAAAGACTATGTTTTAGTCCGTTACTATGGGAAGAAATGGATTTATTATGTAGGAGTAATAGAATCTATAGATGCTTGtgacaaaacaaacataatctattcaattaagtttttcaaaacggtaaaaaaACCAAAGCTTCTCTTCAaatttcctaaaaaaaatgatCGTGATGAAGTAACAATTCTGTCGATAGTAAAAAAAGTGGAATTATTTCAAGATGCGGACAACAACAATGAATACTTCCTAAGTAATTTAGATGACGCAGTGTACTTTCTTTAG